One stretch of Prunus persica cultivar Lovell chromosome G1, Prunus_persica_NCBIv2, whole genome shotgun sequence DNA includes these proteins:
- the LOC18793332 gene encoding putative methylesterase 11, chloroplastic encodes MGNSLVCFSPSHKKPNNNNNFNREPSKRSPYSSPFLSSIASTRRSNGSSKKKEMLADDLLLQQQAIEAVLLFQNHQKNASSIPLNRSTSVVYPSPGQQNQSFTKSSSSRQRLRSDAVSFQPLELVDKQDVKTDGLETNHFILVHGGGFGAWCWYKSMTLLEESGFKVDAVDLTGSGVHSFDTNSITSLAQYVKPLTDILEKLGDGKKVILVGHDFGGTCISYVMELFPSKIAKAIFISAAMLASGQSALNLFAQQTGSNDLMRQAQIFLYANGKDQPPTAINLDKKLAEDLLFNQSPAKDVALASVSMRPIPFAPVTEKLSLSGTNYGSVRRFFIVTQEDHAISVPLQETMIELNPPEQVFRLKGSDHAPFFSRPQALHRILVEISQIPPI; translated from the exons ATGGGGAACTCATTGGTATGTTTCTCACCATCACACAAGaaacccaacaacaacaacaacttcAACAGAGAGCCGTCCAAACGCTCACCATACTCTTCACCTTTCTTGTCCTCCATTGCTAGCACTAGAAGATCAAACGGTTCAAGCAAGAAGAAAGAGATGCTTGCGGATGATTTGCTGCTTCAACAGCAAGCAATAGAGGCTGTTCTGCTGTTCCAGAACCACCAGAAGAACGCTTCATCGATACCGCTTAACCGATCCACTTCCGTGGTTTATCCCTCTCCTGGCCAACAGAATCAGAGCTTTACAAAAAGCTCCAGCTCTAGGCAACGTTTGCGTTCGGATGCTGTCAGCTTTCAGCCCCTAGAGCTTGTTGATAAGCAG GATGTAAAGACTGATGGTCTGGAAACCAATCATTTCATCCTTGTTCATGGAGGTGGCTTTGGTGCTTGGTGTTGGTATAAAAGCATGACACTTTTAGAAGAAAGTGGGTTCAAAGTTGATGCAGTTGACTTGACAGGTTCTGGAGTTCACTCCTTCGATACCAACAGCATTACAAGTCTTGCACAATATGTAAAGCCACTCACTGACATCCTTGAGAAACTTGGGGATGGGAAGAAG GTAATTCTGGTTGGACATGACTTTGGTGGCACATGTATCTCATATGTAATGGAGTTGTTTCcatcaaaaattgcaaaagccATATTCATTTCTGCAGCAATGTTAGCTAGTGGGCAAAGTGCTCTCAATCTGTTTGCTCAACAG ACGGGGTCGAATGATCTGATGCGACAGGCTCAGATTTTCTTGTATGCCAATGGGAAGGATCAACCTCCAACAGCCATTAATCTTGACAAAAAATTGGCTGAAGACTTATTGTTCAATCAAAGTCCTGCAAAG GATGTTGCATTAGCATCAGTGTCCATGAGGCCAATCCCTTTTGCACCAGTGACAGAGAAGCTCTCTCTTTCCGGCACGAATTACGGCTCTGTCAGGCGGTTCTTCATAGTCACTCAAGAAGATCATGCCATAAGCGTTCCTCTACAGGAGACCATGATCGAATTAAACCCTCCGGAACAAGTTTTCCGGCTTAAGGGCTCTGATCATGCACCTTTCTTCTCAAGGCCACAGGCTTTGCACAGGATATTAGTAGAGATATCCCAGATTCCTCCAATTTAG